In Paenibacillus sp. BIC5C1, a genomic segment contains:
- a CDS encoding ABC transporter ATP-binding protein — MSVIAGMKKLFSKIRPAKSQSGEDSAVEHTEQQEPVGQEESAYISEPQNTSIDPHDITSETSQEEVAVAAAEPEVKSKSSKKDLLLPYDGPVLEVRNVHRSFQTGSRIIHVLKGIDMEVNPQQLVMLKGRSGSGKTTLLNMLGGLDQPSSGDILFSGQPLQDWGDRRRTALRRREIGFIFQAYALMPLLSAWENVELSLRMADVPRSEWKDRVGHCLDLVGLTKRVKHRPFEMSGGEQQRVAIAKAIAHRPRLLLADEPTAELDSKMGAQVMAVFRNIIEVEQVTICMTTHDPTILEVADHVYEMADGRFIK, encoded by the coding sequence ATGAGCGTGATTGCTGGCATGAAGAAGTTATTTTCCAAAATCAGACCTGCCAAGAGCCAGTCAGGCGAGGACAGTGCAGTTGAACACACGGAGCAGCAGGAACCAGTCGGGCAGGAGGAATCGGCATACATAAGTGAACCGCAGAATACATCCATCGACCCGCACGACATAACCAGTGAAACAAGTCAGGAGGAGGTTGCGGTTGCAGCAGCTGAACCCGAAGTGAAGTCCAAGTCCTCCAAGAAGGATCTGTTGCTTCCGTATGACGGACCTGTGCTGGAGGTTCGCAATGTTCATCGTAGTTTCCAGACGGGTAGCCGTATTATTCATGTGCTCAAAGGTATCGATATGGAAGTGAACCCGCAACAGCTGGTGATGTTGAAAGGACGGTCAGGCTCAGGGAAAACGACGCTGCTTAATATGTTGGGTGGGCTGGATCAGCCATCAAGTGGAGACATTCTGTTCTCCGGACAGCCTCTTCAGGATTGGGGAGATCGGCGGCGAACCGCTTTGCGGCGCAGAGAAATCGGTTTTATTTTTCAGGCATATGCGCTGATGCCTTTGTTGTCTGCCTGGGAAAATGTAGAACTGTCTCTGCGCATGGCGGACGTGCCGCGTTCGGAATGGAAGGACCGGGTAGGTCATTGTCTGGATCTGGTCGGACTAACCAAACGGGTCAAGCACCGTCCATTCGAGATGTCCGGGGGAGAGCAGCAGCGGGTGGCCATCGCCAAGGCGATAGCCCACAGACCGAGATTATTGCTCGCGGATGAGCCGACAGCTGAACTCGATTCCAAAATGGGAGCACAGGTTATGGCTGTATTTCGCAATATTATTGAAGTTGAACAAGTAACGATCTGTATGACTACACACGATCCTACGATTTTGGAGGTTGCGGACCATGTTTATGAAATGGCGGACGGCAGATTTATCAAGTAA